Proteins co-encoded in one Phycodurus eques isolate BA_2022a chromosome 14, UOR_Pequ_1.1, whole genome shotgun sequence genomic window:
- the keap1a gene encoding kelch-like ECH-associated protein 1A, whose product MHCSLRKKPPTRGSNFSAIAVPSMHGSGYLDYMVESHASKALKIMDEFRRQEMLCDLVLRVTNKDRTIDFKVHKMVLASCSPYFRAMFTSSFKECQASEVTLRDVCPQVLGRLIDFAYTSHIIVGEKCVLHVLLAAMRFQMEDVAKACCDFLTKHLESSNVIGITRFAEELGCADLYQCGREYINTHFSEVTKEDEFFSLSHCQLLELISQDSIKVLCESEVYKACTDWVRWDMENRAQYLHALLNAVHIYALPPKFLKNQLLSCPILSKANACKDFLSKIFQDMALRKVPPAPIRGTQLIYVAGGYRQHSLATMEAYDPVRKVWLKLADMPAPSSGLGACTLFGLLYTVGGRNLSLECITDSSALCCYNPMTNQWSQRAPLNAPRNRVGVGVVDGCIYAVGGSQDSTLHNTVERWDPETNRWSFVCPMPVARLGAGVAACGGALYVVGGLVGQSRSNTAEKYQPDTNTWHPLAPMSTARSGLGLVCVNAHLYAIGGYDGFNQLATVERYNIARNTWEARTSMQCCRSTHGVAVHQGCIFVLGGFNQHDFVSTVECYCPERNEWTYKSDMLLGRSGMGVAVTMEPCPANLPPEEDDDDDGG is encoded by the exons ATGCATTGCTCGTTGAGGAAGAAGCCGCCCACGCGAGGCTCGAACTTCTCGGCCATCGCCGTGCCCTCCATGCACGGCTCGGGCTACCTGGACTACATGGTGGAGAGTCACGCCTCCAAGGCGCTGAAGATCATGGATGAGTTCAGGAGGCAGGAGATGCTGTGCGATCTGGTGCTCCGCGTCACCAACAAGGACAGGACCATAGACTTTAAG gTGCACAAGATGGTGCTGGCCTCGTGCAGCCCCTACTTCCGGGCCATGTTCACCAGCAGTTTCAAGGAGTGCCAGGCCTCCGAGGTCACCCTGCGCGATGTCTGCCCCCAAGTGCTGGGGAGGCTCATTGACTTCGCTTACACGTCGCACATCATCGTGGGCGAGAAGTGTGTGCTGCACGTACTCTTGGCTGCCATGAG GTTTCAGATGGAGGACGTGGCCAAGGCGTGCTGCGACTTCCTCACCAAGCACCTGGAGTCGTCCAACGTCATCGGCATCACTCGCTTCGCCGAGGAGCTCGGATGCGCCGACCTGTACCAGTGTGGCCGCGAGTACATCAACACGCACTTCAGTGAG GTGACGAAAGAAGACGAATTCTTCAGTCTTTCTCACTGCCAGCTGCTGGAACTCATCAGTCAGGACAGCATCAAGGTGCTGTGCGAGTCTGAG GTTTACAAGGCATGTACAGACTGGGTGCGCTGGGACATGGAGAATCGAGCCCAGTACCTTCATGCCCTCCTGAACGCGGTCCACATTTACGCCCTTCCGCCCAAGTTCCTCAAAAATCAGCTTCTGTCCTGCCCCATCCTCAGCAAG GCCAACGCTTGTAAGGACTTCCTGTCGAAAATCTTCCAGGATATGGCGCTGAGGAAGGTTCCTCCAGCACCCATACGTGGAACACAACTCATCTATGTGGCCGGCGG atacAGGCAGCATTCCCTGGCCACCATGGAGGCTTACGACCCCGTCCGGAAAGTGTGGCTCAAACTGGCCGACATGCCGGCTCCCAGCAGCGGCCTTGGGGCTTGCACGCTCTTCGGCCTGCTCTACACC GTGGGCGGCAGGAACCTGTCGCTGGAGTGCATCACCGACTCCAGCGCGTTATGCTGCTACAACCCTATGACCAACCAGTGGAGCCAGCGCGCACCCCTCAACGCGCCCCGCAACCGGGTGGGGGTGGGCGTGGTGGACGGCTGCATCTACGCCGTGGGGGGCTCGCAGGACTCCACGCTGCACAACACTGTGGAGCG GTGGGACCCCGAGACCAATCGTTGGTCCTTCGTGTGCCCCATGCCGGTAGCCCGCCTGGGGGCCGGGGTGGCGGCCTGTGGGGGGGCGCTGTACGTAGTGGGCGGTCTGGTCGGGCAGAGCCGATCCAACACGGCCGAGAAATACCAGCCGGACACCAACACCTGGCACCCGCTGGCGCCCATGAGCACTGCACGCAGCGGACTGG GCCTCGTGTGCGTCAACGCTCACCTGTACGCCATCGGTGGCTACGACGGATTCAACCAGCTGGCCACGGTGGAGCGCTACAACATAGCCCGGAACACGTGGGAGGCCCGGACGTCCATGCAGTGCTGCCGGAGCACGCACGGCGTGGCTGTGCACCAGGGGTGCATTTTTGTGCTAG